Proteins from a single region of Euleptes europaea isolate rEulEur1 chromosome 21, rEulEur1.hap1, whole genome shotgun sequence:
- the LOC130492689 gene encoding myeloid-associated differentiation marker-like: MPTLELNPRSLISLLGIVRFFEIFFACTAFSLVSVYHSYDNSSGVWCMFTWCFCFAVTLLIILAEAIGFAQWLPLSWQDFTSAFSMLAALMTFTTSVIYPSVFIHNNCSDKSCSYKGAATAMSILCFIAYAVEVGITRAKSGEVSGFLATVPGLLKVFEAYVACLIFSLIDFTKSYRSSPGLQWCVAVYSICFIVTLLIIILTVGRCLAALPFPLEQLLVGVNLLAVLMYITATFVWPIYSFRNVSRPSKCNTEPCDWNNRLGVTFLTIFNLIAYVVDLVYSSKMVFVTTPA, from the coding sequence ATGCCAACCCTCGAGCTGAACCCCCGCTCCCTGATCTCGCTGCTGGGCATCGTCCGCTTCTTTGAGATCTTCTTTGCCTGCACGGCCTTCAGCCTGGTCTCCGTCTACCACAGCTACGACAATTCCAGTGGAGTCTGGTGCATGTTCACCTGGTGTTTCTGCTTTGCCGTCACTCTCCTCATCATCTTGGCGGAGGCCATCGGCTTTGCCCAGTGGCTGCCTCTCTCCTGGCAGGACTTCACCTCTGCCTTCTCCATGCTTGCTGCTCTCATGACCTTCACCACCTCGGTGATCTACCCCTCGGTCTTCATACACAACAACTGCTCGGACAAGTCGTGCAGCTACAAAGGTGCGGCCACCGCCATGTCTATCCTCTGCTTCATCGCTTATGCCGTCGAAGTGGGAATCACTCGAGCAAAATCCGGTGAGGTCAGCGGCTTCCTGGCGACCGTTCCTGGCCTCCTGAAGGTGTTTGAGGCCTACGTGGCTTGCCTCATCTTCTCCTTGATAGACTTCACGAAGTCCTATAGGTCCTCTCCTGGCCTCCAGTGGTGCGTGGCCGTCTATAGCATCTGCTTCATCGTCACATTGCTCATCATCATCCTCACCGTGGGACGTTGCCTCGCCGCCCTGCCCTTCCCCTTGGAGCAGCTCTTGGTGGGTGTCAACCTCTTGGCTGTGCTGATGTACATAACGGCAACCTTTGTGTGGCCCATCTATAGTTTCAGGAATGTTTCGAGGCCCTCGAAATGCAATACGGAGCCCTGTGACTGGAACAATCGTCTCGGTGTGACGTTCCTGACCATCTTCAACCTCATCGCCTATGTGGTGGACCTCGTCTACTCCTCCAAGATGGTCTTTGTGACCACACCGGCGTAG